From the Gymnogyps californianus isolate 813 chromosome 2, ASM1813914v2, whole genome shotgun sequence genome, one window contains:
- the LOC127012676 gene encoding shugoshin 1-like encodes MAKSLRKPFRRIQANLKERIKERNKKWTGLGKAYEPLSTSANGTTSSPVRLKSIQANNRALALALHEEKLKVREARDAFLCLKGENQCLKFQIFYLQTLLQSQQVQAPAEVF; translated from the exons ATGGCCAAGTCCTTGCGAAAGCCGTTCAGAAGGATTCAGGCCAACTTGAAAGAACGAATAAAAGAGAGGAACAAGAAATGGACAGGGCTGGGGAAAGCCTATGAGCCCTTGTCTACAAGTGCCAACGGCACAA CCAGCAGCCCTGTGCGACTGAAGAGCATCCAAGCCAACAACAGAGCTCTAGCTCTGGCTTTGCATGAGGAGAAGCTCAAAGTGAGAGAAGCCCGAGATGCCTTTCTGTGTTTAAAGGGAGAGAATCAATGCTTGAAGTTTCAGATCTTTTATTTACAAACACTGCTTCAATCACAGCAAGTGCAGGCACCTGCTGAGGTATTTTGA